A genomic stretch from Chroococcidiopsis sp. SAG 2025 includes:
- a CDS encoding HAMP domain-containing sensor histidine kinase, whose product MADKILNLNRSLKLISGSNPLVLERNSSTNSSKKLCHFLQFQLEQLITQSAIAWAQIIYIDPLSGARRQVVAAETPLPFSLDLLSELRSETWLVEFPPAFSLLQIVGDRLENTVVYFCPYGYQQQQCQYLLIVAKDILSLSWQQYIQQTAVLVSEYLERHVESLQQQHQIQILEQIIQRVGHQLRQPLSLIGLYAETLYCSLTQGSLQDRAAIIRETTQDLDRNLTELIYCSDSETLRFTLQDLQSLVVESLQGFQAWIAEKQLQVRYPDMSVVLSLDRLQMKQVFDNLLSNAIHFSPVGSTIAIDWQVFHSEVLISIADQGTGLSPADLQYLFTPFYSRRPGGTGLGLAIAQKVVLAHQGNLWAKNLPVKGAEFSLILLRSLTST is encoded by the coding sequence ATGGCAGACAAAATACTCAATCTAAATCGCAGCCTCAAGCTAATTTCAGGCTCAAATCCACTAGTTTTAGAGCGTAATTCTAGCACTAATAGCTCTAAAAAACTGTGCCATTTTCTCCAATTTCAATTAGAACAACTAATAACTCAATCTGCGATTGCTTGGGCGCAAATCATTTATATCGATCCCCTTTCTGGAGCGCGGCGACAAGTGGTAGCGGCAGAAACTCCCCTACCTTTTTCGCTAGATCTATTATCTGAGTTACGTTCGGAAACCTGGCTGGTGGAATTTCCTCCAGCTTTTTCACTACTTCAAATCGTTGGCGATCGCCTAGAAAATACCGTTGTGTATTTTTGTCCGTATGGTTATCAACAACAGCAATGTCAGTATCTTTTGATTGTAGCTAAAGACATTCTCTCTCTCAGTTGGCAGCAATATATCCAACAAACAGCGGTGCTAGTCAGCGAATATTTAGAACGTCATGTAGAATCTTTACAACAACAGCATCAAATTCAAATTTTAGAACAAATTATTCAGCGGGTAGGACACCAATTACGCCAACCACTCAGTTTAATTGGATTGTATGCAGAAACTCTCTATTGCAGTTTAACACAAGGCTCTTTGCAGGATCGGGCAGCTATTATTCGCGAAACAACTCAAGATTTAGACAGAAATTTAACCGAACTGATTTACTGTAGCGATTCTGAAACATTGCGATTCACTCTACAAGATTTACAGAGTTTAGTTGTTGAAAGCCTTCAAGGTTTTCAGGCTTGGATTGCAGAAAAACAACTACAAGTTCGCTATCCCGATATGTCAGTTGTCTTAAGTCTCGATCGCTTACAAATGAAACAAGTTTTCGATAACTTACTTAGTAACGCCATCCACTTTAGTCCAGTTGGTAGCACGATCGCGATCGATTGGCAAGTATTTCATAGCGAAGTGCTAATCTCGATTGCCGATCAAGGAACGGGACTATCACCAGCCGATTTGCAGTATTTATTTACCCCATTTTATTCTCGCCGTCCTGGTGGCACTGGTTTAGGGTTAGCGATCGCCCAAAAAGTAGTACTGGCTCACCAAGGAAACCTCTGGGCAAAAAATTTGCCTGTCAAAGGAGCAGAATTTTCATTGATTCTCCTGCGTTCTCTCACATCAACTTAA
- a CDS encoding helix-turn-helix domain-containing protein: MIQQRVKRAKQMLAKTDLAIADIALQVGFSSPSHLTQQFKRLTRLTPKQIRASP; this comes from the coding sequence GTGATTCAACAGCGGGTGAAACGGGCAAAACAGATGCTGGCAAAAACCGACTTGGCGATCGCCGATATTGCCCTACAAGTGGGTTTCTCTAGCCCAAGTCATTTAACGCAACAGTTTAAACGCTTAACCAGATTAACACCGAAACAGATTCGCGCTTCACCATAA